The following coding sequences lie in one Alicyclobacillus curvatus genomic window:
- a CDS encoding IclR family transcriptional regulator: protein MADDRFGALQLGESKYAIDSAMKTLQVLFAFRHDPHAFTIAEMEQVVGLSKNQVFRCLKSLEEFGLVRMDQQGKYRVTALIYQIAFAGEGEAPLEEVAQPIMDQLQAATGETVNLCCLVEGQSVIVGRRLSNHGVRLTARLGERTGLHAGANPKAMLAFLPGEDQEKALSMLPLLQKYTPNTVNDSDSLRQELEEIRIRGYSISDEDFELGARGVGAPIFGKDGNVVGGISAGGPINRVSDDQLEWFGQLTILAAARISRLLGHIGSRLDDTKMQDTKKEEVSK from the coding sequence ATGGCAGACGATAGATTCGGTGCTTTGCAACTAGGAGAATCGAAATACGCGATTGATTCGGCGATGAAGACGCTGCAGGTGCTGTTTGCTTTCAGACATGATCCACATGCGTTTACCATCGCAGAAATGGAGCAAGTCGTTGGATTGTCGAAGAATCAAGTTTTCCGCTGTCTGAAATCACTTGAAGAGTTTGGACTCGTACGAATGGACCAGCAGGGGAAGTATCGCGTCACCGCATTGATTTATCAAATTGCCTTTGCTGGTGAAGGTGAAGCTCCACTCGAGGAAGTCGCTCAGCCGATAATGGATCAACTGCAAGCTGCAACAGGGGAGACCGTCAATCTCTGTTGTCTCGTCGAAGGGCAGTCCGTCATCGTGGGTCGGCGACTCAGTAATCACGGTGTCCGTCTCACGGCGCGGCTTGGCGAGCGCACCGGTCTCCATGCAGGCGCAAATCCAAAAGCCATGCTCGCTTTTCTTCCCGGCGAGGACCAAGAAAAGGCGCTATCCATGTTACCTCTGCTTCAGAAATACACGCCTAATACTGTTAATGACTCAGACTCGCTGCGACAAGAACTCGAAGAGATACGCATCCGGGGCTACAGCATCAGCGATGAGGACTTTGAGCTGGGGGCACGAGGTGTAGGCGCTCCCATCTTTGGCAAGGACGGAAATGTTGTCGGTGGCATCAGCGCCGGCGGTCCCATCAACCGCGTGAGCGACGACCAATTGGAATGGTTTGGGCAATTGACGATACTCGCAGCAGCTCGAATTTCAAGGCTTCTAGGTCACATCGGCAGTCGGCTGGACGACACAAAAATGCAGGATACCAAGAAGGAAGAGGTGTCGAAATGA
- a CDS encoding alpha/beta fold hydrolase: MSQYVLVNGVRLMVEDQGSGPAILTLHGGPGMGSRFGDAATYGGLAEEGYRVVSYDQRGNGDSDAGEPYSHEQFTADAEALRVQLGLGKIVVAGGSYGGFLTLEYALRYPQNVAGIILRDTAASNKYGSTSKERALARNLPGVTDEMLDRLFGGQVASDEEFREMYQAIHPLYWVGATEEQQDERLSNIRFRHETHNYAFAKNQPKYDIVSRLSSIQVPALVLVGRHDWITPLEASEEIAAHIPNSKLVVFEHSGHSPQIEEREKFLGEVREFLQNVFA, translated from the coding sequence GTGAGCCAGTACGTGCTCGTAAATGGGGTTCGGTTGATGGTTGAAGACCAAGGCAGTGGTCCAGCGATTCTCACGCTTCATGGCGGACCAGGCATGGGGTCGCGATTTGGTGATGCAGCGACATACGGCGGATTGGCGGAGGAAGGCTACCGAGTTGTCTCGTACGATCAGCGCGGAAACGGCGACTCTGACGCAGGAGAACCTTACAGCCATGAACAGTTTACGGCTGACGCTGAGGCCCTGCGGGTGCAGCTAGGTCTCGGCAAAATTGTGGTCGCAGGGGGTTCGTATGGAGGGTTTCTAACTCTTGAATATGCACTGCGGTATCCCCAAAACGTGGCCGGCATCATCTTGCGTGATACTGCCGCATCGAACAAATACGGATCGACATCAAAAGAACGCGCCTTAGCTCGCAATCTTCCCGGCGTAACAGACGAGATGCTCGACAGACTTTTTGGCGGGCAAGTCGCAAGCGACGAAGAATTCCGGGAGATGTATCAAGCCATCCACCCCCTATACTGGGTCGGTGCCACCGAGGAGCAACAGGACGAGCGTCTCTCGAACATTCGCTTCCGTCATGAAACACACAACTACGCCTTTGCGAAAAATCAGCCGAAATACGATATCGTTTCAAGACTATCCAGTATTCAAGTTCCTGCCCTTGTTCTCGTCGGTCGGCACGATTGGATTACCCCTCTCGAGGCGTCCGAAGAAATCGCAGCTCATATTCCAAACAGCAAACTGGTTGTGTTCGAACACAGTGGCCACTCGCCACAAATCGAAGAACGCGAGAAGTTCCTCGGCGAAGTCCGGGAGTTTTTACAGAACGTGTTTGCCTGA
- a CDS encoding ABC transporter substrate-binding protein, with protein MKRMSVKLPIAVVLLASLVAGCGSQGSTGASPGGGNAPGGNGSGGNAGSVATGTKTLDMATNADPNFNPWSPTGFLESEPITELVFNGLTKWGLNYQPEPDLATDWSVSKDGLTWTFNLRKGVKWSDGQPFTSADVVYTFENIVLNKSLGANGASNYKDLQKVVATSDTQVQFILKKPWASLPTYLAYYTKILPKHIFNGQNPWKLTSFDKGQPIGTGPYKVTNYVSGQYVELQPNPDYYGSKPKIPKIIFHIIPDVNTQIAQLLSGNLEYVTIPDPALVAKLKSDPNIQVNAVMSNIWYWVALNLSEPRFQDVRVRQALEYAINRKAMIEGIMKGYGQEATGPIAPVQQHWYNGNVQQYSYDPQKAKELLKEAGYTPGPNGILQKNGQPFVINMPTGQYGVLTPASELVQQYWQAIGVKVNLNVMDWNSFIKQVVVNRKYDASLAWWSTPTDPDQYAYFASENAQTGYNIPGYKNPQLDKLFQDANAATSDAQRVQDYQQAQDIIAKQLPYLFLWWPKTIQATAKNLTIPNVGLVQAEDHVTDWTLN; from the coding sequence ATGAAACGGATGAGTGTAAAGCTACCTATCGCTGTTGTGTTACTCGCATCCCTTGTTGCTGGTTGTGGAAGTCAGGGGTCTACAGGGGCGAGCCCGGGCGGGGGAAACGCGCCGGGCGGAAACGGGTCGGGTGGAAACGCAGGCAGTGTGGCAACGGGTACAAAGACACTGGATATGGCCACGAATGCGGATCCGAACTTTAATCCGTGGTCTCCAACAGGGTTCCTCGAATCCGAACCGATTACGGAGTTGGTCTTTAACGGGCTCACCAAGTGGGGGCTCAACTATCAACCGGAACCAGATTTGGCGACGGATTGGTCGGTGTCCAAAGACGGGTTGACGTGGACCTTCAACCTCAGAAAGGGTGTCAAATGGAGTGATGGTCAGCCGTTCACGTCCGCCGATGTCGTCTACACGTTTGAGAACATTGTTCTCAACAAGAGCCTCGGTGCAAACGGCGCGTCAAATTACAAGGATCTGCAAAAGGTTGTAGCAACCAGCGACACCCAGGTCCAGTTCATCCTGAAGAAGCCTTGGGCATCGCTGCCAACGTATTTGGCATACTATACCAAAATCCTGCCGAAGCACATCTTTAACGGTCAGAACCCTTGGAAGTTGACATCCTTTGACAAGGGGCAGCCGATTGGCACGGGCCCATACAAAGTCACCAATTACGTTTCGGGCCAATATGTCGAGTTACAACCCAATCCAGATTACTACGGCTCGAAACCCAAGATTCCAAAAATCATATTTCACATCATTCCCGACGTGAACACACAAATTGCCCAGCTCTTGTCCGGTAACCTGGAATACGTGACCATCCCTGACCCGGCTTTAGTTGCCAAGTTAAAATCTGACCCAAATATTCAGGTAAATGCGGTAATGAGCAATATTTGGTATTGGGTGGCACTTAATCTTTCGGAACCGCGTTTTCAAGATGTGAGGGTGAGACAAGCACTCGAGTACGCCATCAATCGAAAGGCCATGATAGAGGGCATCATGAAAGGCTATGGTCAAGAAGCAACAGGCCCCATCGCCCCGGTGCAACAGCATTGGTATAACGGCAATGTACAGCAGTATTCATATGATCCGCAGAAAGCAAAAGAGCTGCTCAAAGAAGCGGGATACACACCGGGTCCGAACGGGATCCTGCAAAAGAATGGTCAACCCTTTGTCATCAATATGCCAACAGGTCAGTACGGTGTCCTGACTCCGGCATCCGAGCTTGTGCAGCAATACTGGCAAGCGATTGGCGTTAAGGTCAACCTGAACGTCATGGACTGGAATAGTTTCATCAAGCAGGTCGTCGTAAACCGCAAATACGACGCGAGTCTTGCTTGGTGGTCGACGCCGACCGATCCGGATCAATACGCCTATTTCGCCAGTGAGAATGCCCAGACAGGATATAACATCCCGGGCTACAAGAACCCGCAGCTCGATAAACTTTTCCAAGACGCGAATGCCGCCACCAGCGACGCACAGCGCGTACAAGACTACCAACAAGCTCAGGACATCATTGCCAAACAGCTCCCATACCTGTTCCTGTGGTGGCCAAAGACGATTCAGGCAACCGCCAAAAACTTGACGATTCCAAACGTCGGTTTGGTTCAGGCTGAGGACCACGTGACTGATTGGACGTTAAATTAA